The following coding sequences are from one Nilaparvata lugens isolate BPH chromosome 4, ASM1435652v1, whole genome shotgun sequence window:
- the LOC111063859 gene encoding acidic amino acid decarboxylase GADL1: MENGHKTSAKTTILDKVLELLDSEGVIGTDRKQPVVVFKHPKELKTEIPNLDLEAPITDEKQLWDVVRRIIQHCVKTSHPYFLNQLYGGLDPYGLAGAWISEALNTNQYTYEVAPAFTLAELAVLKRVLNLVGFENGDGIFAPGGSIANMFAIALARYKMDPTTKNRGISHLPPLVMLTSDESHYSMLKAAHWFGVGTDNVIRVKTDERGCMMTSALVECIESALSAGKKPFFVNATAGTTVLGAFDPLAEIADVCEKYKLWLHVDACWGGSLMFSQKYSSILKDSHRADSLAWNPHKMLGAPLQCSILVIKEKGLLHQCNSAAATYLFQQDKFYDTGYDTGDKSVQCGRKVDAFKLWLMWAVRGHQGFASLVDNCMKVSRYFMSRIKETEGFMLVLPEFQCTNICFWYIPPSLRKATERNEQWWEKLSEVAPKIKERLIMAGSLMIGYQPLKHRNLPNFFRLVTTCHPPPTNQDMEHVISEIIEKGADL, from the exons ATGGAGAACGGTCACAAGACGTCGGCTAAAACCACAATTTTAGATAAAGTTCTAGAATTGTTAGACTCTGAAGGTGTTATTGGAACAGATAGAAAACAACCAGTTGTTGTTTTCAAACATCCCAAAGAACTAAAG aCTGAAATCCCCAATTTGGATCTGGAAGCGCCGATTACTGATGAAAAACAATTGTGGGATGTAGTAAGACGTATCATACAGCACTGTGTAAAGACCTCCCATCCTTATTTTTTGAACCAGCTCTACGGAGGTCTTGATCCATACGGACTAGCTGGAGCATGGATATCAGAAGCTCTCAATACAAATCA GTACACATACGAAGTAGCTCCAGCATTCACTTTGGCTGAATTAGCAGTCCTGAAGCGTGTTCTAAATCTTGTAGGATTCGAAAATGGTGATGGAATTTTTGCTCCAG gaGGGAGTATTGCTAACATGTTCGCCATAGCTTTGGCAAGATATAAGATGGATCCCACTACTAAGAACAGAGGCATTTCACATTTGCCTCCTCTAGTTATGTTAACATCAGACGAG AGCCACTATTCCATGCTAAAGGCTGCCCACTGGTTCGGAGTGGGCACTGATAATGTGATCAGGGTGAAGACGGATGAGAGAGGTTGCATGATGACGTCAGCCCTGGTTGAGTGCATCGAAAGTGCACTGTCAGCAGGAAAGAAGCCGTTCTTTGTGAACGCCACCGCTGGTACGACGGTTCTGGGCGCGTTTGATCCGTTAGCTGAAATCGCTGACGTGTGCGAAAAGTATAAGTTGTGGCTGCATGTTGAC GCTTGTTGGGGTGGATCGTTGATGTTCTCTCAGAAATATTCTTCTATCCTAAAGGACTCCCATAG GGCTGACTCACTGGCATGGAATCCACACAAGATGCTTGGAGCTCCTCTACAGTGCTCCATTCTGGTTATCAAAGAAAAG GGCCTGCTGCATCAATGCAACTCGGCGGCAGCCACCTACCTGTTCCAGCAGGACAAGTTCTACGACACCGGCTACGACACGGGCGACAAGAGTGTGCAGTGCGGTCGCAAGGTGGATGCCTTCAAGCTGTGGCTCATGTGGGCCGTCCGCGGCCATCAGGGCTTTGCCAGCCTCGTCGACAACTGCATGAAGGTCTCCAG gtaTTTTATGAGCAGGATAAAAGAGACTGAAGGTTTCATGTTAGTTCTGCCCGAGTTCCAGTGCACCAACATCTGCTTCTGGTACATTCCGCCCAGTCTACGCAAAGCCACCGAGAGAAACGAGCAATGGTGGGAAAAGCTCTCGGAG GTGGCTCCCAAGATCAAGGAACGTCTTATAATGGCGGGAAGCCTTATGATTGGCTACCAGCCGCTGAAGCATCGCAACTTACCCAACTTCTTCAGGCTGGTTACAACTTGCCACCCCCCTCCCACCAACCAAGATATGGAGCATGTGATCAGCGAAATTATCGAAAAAGGTGCTGATTTGTAA